One genomic segment of Eikenella corrodens includes these proteins:
- the hpf gene encoding ribosome hibernation-promoting factor, HPF/YfiA family, producing the protein MNLKINGINIEVTEALRDYISGKLERIVRHSDNVISATVTLSVDKLVQKAEVDWHMAGKDLHLDQTDKDMYAAIDLLVDKLDRAVLKHKEKKQQHRAEPSGKVSIE; encoded by the coding sequence ATGAACCTAAAAATCAACGGAATCAACATCGAGGTTACCGAAGCCCTGAGAGATTACATCAGCGGTAAACTTGAACGCATCGTCCGCCACAGCGACAACGTGATTTCCGCCACCGTAACCCTATCGGTGGACAAACTGGTGCAGAAAGCAGAAGTGGATTGGCATATGGCCGGCAAAGACCTGCACCTCGACCAAACCGACAAAGATATGTACGCCGCCATCGACCTCTTGGTAGACAAACTCGACCGCGCCGTACTCAAACACAAAGAGAAAAAACAACAGCACCGCGCTGAACCCAGCGGCAAGGTGAGCATCGAATAA
- a CDS encoding KdsC family phosphatase: MSPILPELPEYLRRRAAEIKLLIMDVDGVLTDGRIFIRDNGEEIKAFHTLDGHGIKMLHQCGVQTAIITGRDAPSVAVRAKQLGIRHYFKGISDKRAAYAELREAAGVAEHECAYIGDDVVDLPVMVRCGLPAAVPEAHEWVLQHAAYITRRPAGAGAVRELCEVIMQAKGYLKTAWEQYTE; encoded by the coding sequence ATGAGCCCTATTCTGCCCGAATTGCCCGAATACCTGCGCCGCCGCGCCGCCGAAATCAAACTGCTGATTATGGACGTGGACGGCGTGCTCACCGACGGCCGCATCTTCATCCGCGACAACGGCGAAGAAATCAAGGCCTTCCATACGCTCGACGGGCACGGCATCAAAATGTTGCATCAATGCGGCGTGCAAACCGCCATCATCACCGGCCGCGATGCCCCTTCTGTGGCCGTGCGCGCCAAGCAGCTCGGCATCCGGCACTACTTCAAAGGCATCAGTGACAAACGCGCTGCCTACGCCGAATTGCGAGAAGCTGCCGGCGTGGCCGAACATGAATGCGCCTACATCGGCGACGACGTGGTGGATTTGCCCGTGATGGTGCGCTGCGGCCTGCCCGCTGCTGTACCTGAAGCGCACGAATGGGTGTTGCAACACGCTGCCTACATCACCCGCCGCCCGGCCGGCGCCGGTGCCGTGCGCGAATTGTGTGAAGTCATCATGCAGGCCAAAGGCTACCTGAAAACCGCTTGGGAGCAATACACAGAATGA
- the lptB gene encoding LPS export ABC transporter ATP-binding protein, producing MTTPHSRLSVKQLRKSFKQRQVVQDFSLDIESGEVVGLLGPNGAGKTTSFYMIVGLVAADHGTIRLDEHELRHMTVYQRARLGLGYLPQEASIFRKMTVEENIRAILQLHETDRHTIESRLNDLLGDLNITHLRQSPAPALSGGERRRVEIARVLAMSPRFILLDEPFAGVDPIAVIDIQNIINFLKQRGIGVLITDHNVRETLRICDRAYIINNGAVLASGRPEELVGNEEVRAVYLGENFDY from the coding sequence ATGACCACACCGCACAGCCGCCTCAGTGTTAAACAGCTGCGCAAAAGCTTCAAACAGCGCCAAGTGGTGCAGGATTTCTCGCTCGATATCGAAAGCGGCGAAGTAGTCGGTCTGCTCGGCCCCAACGGCGCGGGCAAAACCACCAGCTTTTATATGATTGTCGGCCTGGTGGCTGCCGATCACGGCACCATCCGGCTGGACGAGCACGAGCTGCGCCACATGACCGTGTATCAGCGCGCCCGCTTAGGCCTGGGCTATCTGCCGCAGGAAGCCTCAATTTTCCGCAAGATGACGGTGGAAGAAAACATCCGCGCCATCCTGCAATTGCACGAAACCGACCGCCATACCATCGAATCGCGCCTCAACGACCTGCTGGGCGACCTGAACATCACCCACCTGCGGCAAAGCCCCGCCCCCGCCCTCTCCGGCGGCGAACGGCGCCGTGTGGAAATTGCCCGCGTGCTGGCCATGAGCCCGCGTTTCATCCTGTTGGATGAGCCCTTCGCCGGCGTCGATCCGATTGCCGTTATCGACATTCAAAACATCATCAACTTCCTCAAACAGCGCGGCATCGGCGTGCTGATTACCGACCACAACGTGCGCGAAACCCTGCGCATCTGCGACCGGGCCTATATCATCAACAACGGCGCCGTGCTGGCCAGCGGCCGCCCCGAAGAATTGGTGGGCAACGAAGAAGTACGCGCCGTGTATCTGGGCGAAAACTTCGATTACTAA
- a CDS encoding tyrosine-type recombinase/integrase has translation MSAAACWKEIIDRIHQDNGYLFLNSHGKPLTRDSLGRQFLELRKTVMQQRPELAEELSNFQFRDLRAKAATDIYLSADTRSASDQLGHTSEQMTKTYIRRGKILKPLK, from the coding sequence TTGTCAGCCGCAGCGTGCTGGAAAGAAATCATCGACCGTATCCACCAAGATAACGGCTACCTGTTTCTCAACAGCCACGGAAAACCACTGACCCGCGACTCTTTGGGCAGACAGTTTCTGGAGTTGCGCAAAACCGTTATGCAACAACGACCGGAGCTAGCGGAAGAGTTGTCCAATTTCCAGTTTCGAGATTTGCGCGCCAAAGCCGCCACGGATATTTACTTATCTGCCGATACCCGCAGCGCTTCTGACCAACTTGGCCACACCTCTGAGCAGATGACCAAAACCTATATCCGGCGCGGTAAAATACTCAAGCCGCTAAAATAG
- the lpxB gene encoding lipid-A-disaccharide synthase translates to MNTSPLIALCAGEASGDLLGAHLIEAIRARCPQARFTGIGGPRMQAAGLESLFDQETLAVRGYVEVLKNLPAIWRIRKGLIAEMKRQRPDVFVGIDAPDFNLGVAAALKAAGIPTLHYVSPSVWAWRRERVHKIVQQADEVLCLFPMEPELYRQAGGRARFVGHPLAQTLPLEADRAAARRELGLPEKQPVFALLTGSRVSEIDYMAPLFLQAAQLVRQQIPEAQFLLPYATEATRTRLQSLLAAEPYCRLPLQLLPGGTAQACTAADAVLVTSGTATLEVALCKRPMVISYKISPLTYALVKHKIKVPYVGLPNVLLGRAAVPELLQHDAEPEKLAAALLDWYRSPEKTAALQQDFTELHHLLRKDTAAEAAAAVLAAAGATP, encoded by the coding sequence ATGAACACTTCCCCCCTTATCGCCCTGTGTGCCGGCGAAGCTTCGGGCGACCTGCTCGGCGCACACCTGATTGAGGCCATCCGCGCGCGCTGCCCGCAGGCGCGGTTTACCGGCATCGGCGGCCCGCGTATGCAGGCGGCAGGGCTGGAGAGCCTGTTCGACCAAGAAACGCTGGCGGTGCGCGGCTACGTGGAGGTGTTGAAAAACCTGCCGGCGATTTGGCGCATCCGCAAAGGCTTGATTGCAGAAATGAAACGGCAACGGCCAGATGTGTTCGTTGGCATCGATGCACCGGATTTCAACCTAGGCGTGGCTGCCGCACTCAAGGCTGCGGGCATCCCCACGCTGCATTATGTGAGCCCTTCGGTGTGGGCGTGGCGGCGCGAGCGGGTGCATAAAATTGTGCAGCAGGCAGATGAAGTGCTGTGCCTGTTTCCGATGGAGCCGGAGCTATACCGGCAGGCCGGCGGGCGGGCGCGATTTGTGGGACATCCGTTGGCGCAAACCCTGCCTTTGGAAGCCGACCGCGCCGCCGCACGCCGCGAATTGGGGCTACCTGAAAAACAGCCCGTATTCGCCCTGCTGACCGGCAGCCGAGTGAGCGAAATCGACTATATGGCACCGCTGTTTCTGCAAGCCGCTCAGCTGGTGCGGCAACAAATTCCCGAGGCGCAGTTCCTGCTGCCCTACGCCACCGAAGCCACCCGCACGCGCCTGCAAAGTCTGCTCGCCGCCGAGCCGTATTGCCGCCTGCCCTTGCAACTGCTCCCGGGCGGCACGGCGCAAGCCTGCACGGCGGCGGATGCGGTGTTGGTCACCAGCGGCACCGCCACGCTGGAAGTGGCGCTGTGCAAACGGCCGATGGTAATCAGCTACAAAATCTCGCCGCTCACCTATGCGCTGGTGAAGCACAAAATCAAAGTGCCCTATGTGGGGCTGCCCAACGTGCTGCTCGGCCGCGCCGCCGTGCCGGAGCTGCTGCAGCACGATGCCGAGCCGGAAAAGCTGGCCGCCGCGCTGCTGGATTGGTATCGCTCGCCGGAGAAAACCGCCGCGCTGCAGCAGGATTTCACCGAGCTGCACCATTTATTGCGCAAAGACACCGCCGCCGAAGCCGCAGCGGCAGTATTGGCCGCCGCGGGGGCAACCCCATGA
- a CDS encoding phage tail terminator-like protein — MDLTAQIRRALEKVVHSYAQSHRLPLVPGNTDTKQPSGAYLQTALLPADTVQGTLNAAKYSGIFQITVYVPQNSGAGQVDEITSELINLFRRGGKFGVVAIRQHPSRSKGYRG, encoded by the coding sequence ATGGACTTAACCGCGCAAATTCGCCGCGCCTTGGAAAAGGTGGTGCATAGCTACGCCCAATCACACCGCTTGCCGCTGGTGCCGGGAAATACCGACACTAAGCAGCCGAGTGGAGCGTATCTGCAAACCGCGCTTCTTCCGGCAGATACGGTGCAAGGCACGCTGAATGCGGCCAAGTACAGCGGGATATTTCAAATCACGGTGTATGTGCCACAGAACAGCGGCGCCGGACAGGTGGATGAAATCACGTCGGAGTTGATAAACCTGTTCCGGCGTGGTGGCAAGTTCGGCGTGGTGGCTATTCGCCAGCACCCAAGCCGCAGCAAGGGTTATAGGGGCTGA
- a CDS encoding IS1595 family transposase, translating to MQITNCKLSKRVQKKLLEFFVLQVTARSAADILDIQPNSAILFYRKIRMVISHHLVLAADEVFEGPVELDESYFGGRRKGRRGRGAAGKVVVFGILKRNGRVYTVVVDNAKSDTLMPVIKQKIMPDSIVYTDSLSSYDKLDISGFSHHRINHSKEFADRQNHINGIENFWNQAKRVLRKYNGIDRKSFPLFLKECEFRFNFGTPSQQLKILREWCGI from the coding sequence ATGCAGATAACCAATTGTAAATTAAGCAAGAGAGTTCAAAAGAAACTACTTGAATTTTTTGTACTCCAAGTTACCGCCCGTTCCGCTGCCGATATTTTAGACATTCAGCCCAACTCCGCCATTCTGTTCTACCGCAAAATCCGTATGGTCATCAGCCATCATTTGGTCTTGGCTGCCGATGAGGTTTTCGAGGGGCCCGTCGAGTTGGACGAAAGCTATTTCGGCGGACGGCGTAAAGGCAGACGTGGTCGCGGTGCGGCAGGCAAAGTGGTTGTCTTCGGCATTCTGAAACGCAACGGACGGGTCTATACTGTTGTGGTGGATAATGCCAAGTCCGATACTTTGATGCCTGTGATCAAACAAAAAATTATGCCGGATAGTATTGTTTACACGGATAGTCTGAGCAGCTACGACAAGTTGGACATAAGCGGTTTTAGCCATCACCGCATCAACCATTCCAAGGAATTTGCAGACCGCCAGAACCACATTAACGGCATTGAGAATTTTTGGAATCAGGCAAAACGCGTCTTACGTAAATATAACGGAATCGATCGCAAATCCTTCCCGCTGTTCTTGAAAGAATGCGAATTTCGATTTAACTTCGGCACACCGTCCCAGCAGCTTAAAATCCTGCGGGAGTGGTGTGGAATTTAG
- a CDS encoding ribbon-helix-helix protein, CopG family: MKKLTQADYTKKYLEKHGIVQKKFNLDPETVALLERLAAARGESQTAVVKAALQALSAGH, translated from the coding sequence ATGAAAAAACTGACCCAAGCCGATTACACCAAGAAATATCTGGAAAAGCACGGCATCGTACAAAAAAAATTCAACCTCGACCCGGAAACCGTAGCCCTGTTGGAACGACTGGCTGCCGCACGCGGCGAAAGTCAAACTGCCGTCGTCAAGGCTGCCTTGCAGGCATTGTCCGCAGGCCATTAA
- the rpoN gene encoding RNA polymerase factor sigma-54, producing the protein MTQQSVKLKLRQTQQLNQKQQQSLRILHMSSLELAEEVESWLADNPLLERPEHDPADSGEPEPHYSAAIPVTRKTNSMEESDVWETVADEADFRRMLHEQVCEHPLDEDQAARVHLLIDYLDDQGYLNDSLTDIVENSPLEWMLDEDDMAEALRHLQQFDPPGVGARDLGESLLLQLARRQPDDTVFCAVQLVKHFLLDIAKSSLPQQVRKKFPQYSAATIEAAQALVASLNPFPAYGLSGSGHTEYVDPDVWIRPDPETGKWTVGMYRQAWPQVQLNQEYSDLLAEYGSEAPELKQKLNEAKVLLSSLEQRKSTVLRLAETILERQADFFSFGAIGLVPLTIKETAANLGLAESTVSRAVNQKYLACPQGVFPLRYFFSQAAAYSSEEDGDGISANAVKALIESLIAGEDKRKPLSDQAMSDRLALQGIMLARRTVAKYREELNFPPAHQRKQKA; encoded by the coding sequence ATGACCCAGCAATCCGTCAAACTCAAACTGCGCCAAACCCAGCAGCTCAACCAGAAGCAGCAGCAATCATTGCGCATTTTGCATATGTCGTCGCTGGAATTGGCCGAAGAAGTGGAAAGCTGGCTGGCCGACAACCCACTGCTCGAACGGCCGGAACACGATCCGGCCGACAGCGGCGAGCCCGAACCCCATTACTCCGCCGCCATACCGGTTACCCGCAAAACCAACAGCATGGAAGAGAGCGACGTGTGGGAAACCGTGGCCGACGAAGCCGATTTCCGCCGCATGCTGCACGAGCAGGTGTGCGAACACCCGCTAGACGAAGACCAGGCCGCCCGCGTGCATTTGCTCATCGACTACCTCGATGATCAAGGCTACCTGAACGACAGCCTCACCGACATCGTGGAAAATTCCCCGCTGGAATGGATGCTCGATGAAGACGATATGGCCGAAGCCCTGCGCCACCTGCAACAGTTCGACCCGCCCGGCGTGGGCGCGCGTGATTTGGGCGAATCATTATTGCTCCAACTGGCGCGGCGGCAGCCGGACGACACCGTATTCTGCGCCGTGCAGCTGGTGAAACACTTCCTGCTCGACATCGCCAAAAGCAGCCTGCCGCAGCAAGTGCGCAAAAAATTCCCCCAATACAGCGCCGCCACCATCGAAGCCGCCCAAGCCCTCGTCGCCTCCCTCAACCCCTTCCCCGCCTACGGCCTTTCCGGCTCCGGTCATACCGAATACGTCGATCCCGACGTGTGGATCCGCCCAGATCCCGAAACCGGCAAATGGACGGTGGGCATGTACCGCCAAGCCTGGCCGCAGGTGCAGCTCAATCAGGAATATTCCGACCTGCTCGCCGAATACGGCAGCGAAGCGCCGGAGTTGAAACAAAAGCTCAATGAAGCTAAAGTATTGCTAAGCTCGCTGGAACAGCGCAAAAGCACCGTGTTGCGGCTGGCCGAAACCATTCTGGAGCGTCAGGCCGACTTCTTCTCTTTCGGCGCCATCGGCCTCGTGCCGCTCACCATTAAAGAAACCGCTGCCAACCTCGGCCTGGCCGAAAGCACCGTGTCCCGCGCCGTAAACCAAAAATATTTGGCTTGCCCGCAAGGCGTATTTCCGCTACGCTATTTTTTCAGCCAGGCAGCCGCCTACAGCAGCGAAGAAGACGGCGACGGCATCAGCGCCAACGCCGTGAAAGCCCTGATCGAAAGTCTGATTGCCGGCGAAGACAAACGCAAACCGCTCTCCGACCAAGCCATGTCCGACCGGCTCGCCCTGCAAGGCATCATGCTCGCCAGGCGCACCGTAGCCAAATATCGCGAAGAACTGAATTTCCCGCCTGCGCACCAACGCAAGCAGAAAGCTTAG
- a CDS encoding DnaT-like ssDNA-binding protein, with protein MRQSAAAWTALDEPTKERMLVSASDYLDANFRLKNGLNAAMRSGEEPVHPQVLKAVCELALQQQLNSNEKPKQQSVKVGEIAVTYAIGNTNKERFDYVAALLYGMYEPRKGVHMVPMPRG; from the coding sequence ATGCGGCAGTCTGCCGCTGCATGGACAGCGTTGGATGAGCCGACTAAGGAGCGGATGCTGGTATCCGCCTCCGACTATCTGGACGCTAATTTTAGGCTGAAAAACGGCTTGAATGCAGCGATGCGGAGTGGAGAAGAACCGGTACATCCGCAGGTGCTGAAAGCGGTCTGCGAGTTGGCTTTGCAGCAGCAGCTGAACAGCAACGAGAAACCAAAACAGCAGAGCGTGAAGGTCGGCGAAATCGCGGTTACTTATGCGATAGGCAATACCAATAAGGAACGTTTCGACTATGTGGCGGCCTTGCTGTACGGGATGTATGAGCCGCGCAAAGGTGTTCACATGGTGCCGATGCCGAGAGGGTAG
- a CDS encoding DUF4224 domain-containing protein, protein MTNTFLTREEIIELTSRKQPKKQAETLRKNGIPFFTNAAGYPVVSRSVLERNHRPYPPR, encoded by the coding sequence ATGACCAACACCTTTTTAACCCGCGAAGAAATCATCGAACTGACCAGCCGCAAGCAGCCGAAAAAACAGGCCGAAACCCTGCGCAAAAACGGCATTCCGTTCTTTACCAATGCCGCAGGCTACCCTGTTGTCAGCCGCAGCGTGCTGGAAAGAAATCATCGACCGTATCCACCAAGATAA
- a CDS encoding HK97 gp10 family phage protein: MRGFGSQISAWADAVRQKLDAAADEIVQEAHRRLLEQTPVDSGDLKASWTQSVNVLPTAFNGSTVTAKAGQVVYIATDKVYAPIIEYGLYPNPPKHPTGRTTNGYSTQAPQGMVRITVTNMQNWLEGKQWT, translated from the coding sequence ATGAGAGGCTTCGGCAGCCAAATCAGCGCATGGGCGGACGCAGTACGGCAAAAATTGGACGCGGCGGCGGACGAAATCGTGCAGGAAGCCCACCGCCGGTTGTTGGAACAGACGCCGGTGGACAGCGGCGACCTGAAAGCCAGCTGGACGCAGTCAGTCAATGTGCTGCCGACTGCGTTCAACGGCTCGACGGTAACAGCTAAAGCCGGGCAGGTGGTATATATCGCCACAGACAAGGTATATGCGCCGATTATTGAATACGGGCTGTATCCCAATCCGCCGAAACACCCGACCGGCCGCACAACCAATGGCTATTCCACCCAAGCGCCGCAAGGCATGGTGCGGATTACGGTAACCAATATGCAGAACTGGCTAGAGGGTAAACAATGGACTTAA
- a CDS encoding OmpP1/FadL family transporter yields the protein MTTRHFSRLALLLATAFSAQAWASGYHFGTQSVSSQSTANSSSAEAADPSTLFHNPAGLTKLEGTQVSINVNLVAPSVKYSDAEAYYPGTNQPVQGATSGNIRPKSIVVAPHFYLSHRLNDNVALGLGMYVPFGSGTEYQHDSVLRYNLNELSVKTIAIQPTVAYKINDQHSVALGLVAQHTTAKLRQYANFGAFPPLRRNGFADGYASVEGSDWGFGYNLAWLWDVNDSLRLGANYRSKVSHNLRGDAEWKLVGAAFQTPMGGTLSNAIRANGYAESEAANVRIVTPESFSLHGMYKLTPRWSLYGDATWTRHSRFNRAELNFGNSKAVANPQNPAAPARSNQTILTPQWRNTYKLSLGASYQITDPLQLRFGIAYDQSPVRGANTRMSTLPDADRLWLSLGGKYDINQQHSLNLAYSYVHVKNTSANVNGWCGGTASGPGSQACVSSRTHGSAKFRSHSHILGLQYTYKF from the coding sequence ATGACAACCCGCCATTTCTCCCGCCTAGCCCTGTTGCTGGCCACCGCTTTTTCCGCCCAAGCCTGGGCTTCCGGCTACCATTTCGGCACTCAATCCGTGAGTAGCCAATCCACGGCCAATTCATCCTCCGCCGAAGCTGCCGATCCTTCCACCCTGTTCCACAACCCCGCCGGCCTCACCAAACTCGAAGGCACGCAGGTTAGCATCAACGTCAACCTTGTTGCGCCCAGCGTGAAATACAGCGATGCCGAAGCCTACTACCCCGGCACCAACCAACCCGTGCAAGGCGCCACTTCCGGCAATATCCGCCCGAAGAGCATAGTGGTTGCGCCACATTTTTATTTGTCGCACCGCCTAAATGATAACGTTGCCCTCGGCTTGGGCATGTATGTTCCCTTCGGCTCCGGCACCGAATACCAGCATGACTCTGTTTTGCGCTACAACCTGAACGAGTTGAGCGTGAAAACCATCGCCATCCAGCCCACCGTTGCCTATAAAATCAACGATCAGCACTCCGTTGCCCTCGGCCTGGTGGCGCAGCACACCACCGCCAAGCTGCGTCAATACGCCAACTTCGGCGCCTTCCCCCCACTGCGCCGCAACGGCTTTGCCGATGGTTATGCCAGCGTGGAAGGCAGCGATTGGGGCTTCGGCTACAACCTCGCCTGGCTGTGGGACGTAAACGACTCCCTGCGTTTGGGCGCAAACTACCGCTCCAAAGTAAGCCACAACCTGCGCGGCGATGCCGAATGGAAACTGGTGGGCGCAGCCTTCCAAACTCCGATGGGCGGCACCCTTTCCAACGCCATTCGCGCCAATGGCTACGCCGAATCCGAAGCCGCCAACGTACGCATCGTTACCCCCGAATCCTTCTCCCTGCACGGCATGTACAAACTCACGCCGCGCTGGTCGCTCTATGGCGACGCCACCTGGACACGCCACTCCCGCTTCAACCGTGCCGAACTGAATTTCGGCAACAGCAAAGCCGTGGCCAACCCGCAGAATCCTGCCGCACCCGCCCGCAGTAACCAAACCATCCTCACCCCCCAGTGGCGCAACACTTATAAACTCTCCCTTGGTGCGTCTTACCAAATCACCGATCCCCTGCAACTGCGCTTCGGCATCGCCTACGACCAATCCCCCGTACGCGGCGCCAACACCCGCATGAGCACCCTGCCCGATGCCGACCGCCTCTGGCTCTCCCTAGGCGGTAAATACGACATCAATCAGCAGCACAGCCTCAACCTCGCCTACAGCTATGTGCACGTGAAAAACACCTCTGCCAACGTAAACGGCTGGTGCGGCGGCACAGCCTCCGGCCCCGGCTCGCAAGCCTGCGTGTCCAGCCGCACCCACGGCTCCGCCAAATTCAGAAGCCACTCCCATATCTTAGGCTTGCAGTACACTTACAAATTCTAA
- the lptC gene encoding LPS export ABC transporter periplasmic protein LptC: MIKRFGGWWFPLVLALALGGVSFWLDRISQLETEETPLDPHEPQYQIFGIRGRRFAADGSLAQQLTATRAWQFPNRQDGYLAEPNVMFSQGGQMVYRISADQAHYIGSENQVVFEKNVVFDKPAMNGQPAGRLKTNSLTVNTQTQTAHTQDLVNYQYGASHGTAQGMTYNHKQGLLNLSSRIKAVIYDPKQQH, translated from the coding sequence ATGATTAAACGATTCGGCGGCTGGTGGTTTCCGCTGGTGTTGGCACTCGCGCTCGGCGGCGTGAGCTTTTGGCTCGACCGCATCAGCCAGCTCGAAACTGAAGAAACCCCGCTCGATCCGCATGAGCCGCAATACCAGATTTTCGGCATCCGAGGCCGCCGCTTCGCTGCCGACGGCAGCCTGGCCCAGCAGCTCACCGCCACCCGCGCCTGGCAGTTCCCCAACCGCCAAGACGGCTACCTGGCCGAACCCAACGTGATGTTTTCGCAAGGCGGGCAGATGGTGTACCGCATCAGCGCCGATCAGGCACACTATATCGGCAGTGAAAACCAAGTGGTGTTCGAGAAAAACGTGGTGTTCGACAAACCCGCTATGAACGGTCAGCCCGCCGGCCGCCTTAAAACTAATAGCCTCACTGTCAACACCCAAACTCAAACCGCCCATACCCAAGATTTGGTGAACTATCAATACGGCGCCTCCCACGGCACCGCCCAAGGCATGACCTACAACCACAAACAAGGATTGCTCAACCTTTCCTCCCGCATTAAGGCCGTGATTTATGACCCCAAACAACAACATTAA
- the rnhB gene encoding ribonuclease HII, which produces MIWQAGVDEAGRGPLVGSVFAAAVVLPNEYDLPGLTDSKKLSERRRDELAVLIKQQALAWCVAAASVEEIDRLNILHATMLAMRRAVHGLERLPEKVWIDGNRVPPDLGCEAEAVIKGDSKIIQISAASVLAKTARDAEMYALAERYPQYGFERHKGYGTAEHLAALQRHGALPEHRRSFAPVREILAQGRLFE; this is translated from the coding sequence ATGATTTGGCAGGCCGGTGTGGACGAGGCCGGACGCGGGCCATTGGTCGGCAGCGTGTTTGCCGCCGCAGTGGTGTTGCCAAACGAATATGATTTGCCGGGGCTTACCGACTCGAAAAAACTGAGCGAACGCCGCCGCGACGAATTGGCGGTGTTGATTAAACAGCAGGCACTGGCTTGGTGCGTGGCCGCCGCCTCGGTGGAAGAAATCGACCGGCTCAATATCCTGCACGCCACCATGCTGGCGATGCGCCGCGCCGTACACGGGCTGGAAAGGCTACCTGAAAAAGTGTGGATAGACGGCAACCGCGTGCCGCCCGATTTGGGCTGCGAAGCCGAAGCCGTAATAAAAGGCGACAGCAAAATCATCCAGATTTCCGCCGCCTCCGTGCTGGCCAAAACCGCGCGCGACGCGGAAATGTATGCCCTGGCCGAACGTTATCCGCAATACGGCTTCGAGCGGCACAAAGGCTACGGCACCGCCGAACACCTCGCCGCCCTGCAACGCCACGGCGCGCTGCCCGAACACCGCCGCAGTTTTGCTCCGGTGCGGGAAATCTTGGCGCAGGGGCGGCTGTTTGAGTGA
- a CDS encoding MmcQ/YjbR family DNA-binding protein, whose product MKAETLFAEMAERYHAAPDHPFSRFPEYAVFRHGGSRKWFGVYLPVPAEKLGRTPGRTVPLLNVKCRPEHIGAMRAQAGILPAYHMSKEHWLSIELEQADDALIRQLIDDSFRLTQGKAKIRKQAT is encoded by the coding sequence ATGAAGGCCGAGACCCTGTTTGCCGAAATGGCCGAACGCTACCACGCCGCGCCCGACCATCCCTTTTCCCGCTTTCCCGAATACGCCGTATTCCGCCACGGCGGCAGCCGCAAATGGTTTGGCGTGTACCTGCCCGTGCCGGCGGAAAAGCTCGGGCGCACCCCCGGCCGCACCGTGCCCCTGCTCAATGTGAAATGCCGCCCCGAACACATCGGTGCCATGCGCGCCCAAGCCGGCATCCTGCCCGCCTACCACATGAGCAAAGAACACTGGCTGAGCATCGAATTGGAACAGGCCGACGACGCGCTCATCCGCCAGCTGATCGACGACAGCTTCCGCCTCACGCAGGGCAAAGCCAAGATCAGAAAACAGGCTACCTGA
- the lptA gene encoding lipopolysaccharide transport periplasmic protein LptA — translation MTPNNNIKPARALLLAAALLLPAAASALTSDRNQPIQIEADQGSLDQGNRSTEFSGNVVIQQGTMYIRAAKVRVVKAADGAQTMTASGSPVHFGQQLDRQGTVKGQAARVEYQSATGIVKLSGGAKIERGGDRASGDTITYNTRTEVYTVLGGSRSNANKGRVSITIQPQQK, via the coding sequence ATGACCCCAAACAACAACATTAAACCCGCCCGCGCCCTTCTCCTCGCCGCCGCCCTGCTATTGCCCGCCGCGGCTTCTGCGCTCACCTCCGACCGCAACCAGCCCATCCAAATCGAAGCCGACCAAGGCTCGCTCGACCAAGGCAACCGCAGTACTGAATTTTCCGGCAACGTGGTTATCCAGCAGGGCACCATGTATATCCGCGCCGCCAAGGTGCGCGTGGTGAAAGCCGCCGACGGCGCGCAAACCATGACCGCCTCCGGCAGCCCGGTACACTTCGGCCAGCAGCTTGACCGCCAAGGCACCGTGAAAGGCCAGGCCGCCCGCGTGGAATACCAATCCGCCACTGGCATCGTGAAACTCAGCGGCGGCGCCAAGATCGAGCGCGGCGGCGACCGGGCCAGCGGCGACACCATTACCTACAACACCCGCACCGAAGTTTATACCGTGCTGGGCGGCAGTCGCAGCAACGCTAACAAAGGCCGCGTGAGCATCACCATCCAGCCGCAGCAGAAATAA